Proteins encoded together in one Microbacterium sp. ABRD28 window:
- a CDS encoding penicillin acylase family protein, giving the protein MTKPADVIDDVELFDEPEPPARRSLGRRIALIAYSVFVGLVVLALIVASVVVYSVQRSFPQLDGEKTLPGLTAEVSVQRDALGIPTITAATSRDLFYAQGYVHAQDRFWEMDFRRHVTSGRLSELFGESQLQTDIFLRTLGWREIAAQEVASLDPTVLAYYDAYADGVNAYLADHQGPDASFEYAVLGLQNADYEIEPWTPEDSVAWLKAMAWDLRSNIGDETNRAVAAASFTPEELADLYPTYPFDRNPVIVPVLDEAGTPVPASATATTQAAPIVEAAVDWTEVGDVVAAVSTLIGPIGEGIGSNSWVVSGALTDTGMPLLANDPHLGASLPSVWHQVQLKCERVQQDCPFDVAGFGFSGMPGVIIGHNADIAWGFTNLTTDVTDLYLERVQDDAYWRDGQLLPLTVRQETIAVAGGDDVEITVRATENGPLISDASAEYAGIADDPFVGTDGAPAAPTGAPDGEYAVSLRWTALEPGTTPAAIFALNQAGDFDSFRTAASLFDVPAQNLVYADTAGNIGYQTPGKLPIRGAGDGSLPQPGWDSAYAWQGYIPFEELPVSLNPQAGYIVTANNAIVGEDYPYQLTRDWDYGWRGARIVEMLERRIAAGPLTATDMRDIQADNAMWMGPRLIAAYAGVQTGDAGTDAALDLLGGWDGQNHAGSAAAAYANVLWDELVQNIFVRERDTAAPLGNQARKFLVVDTLLSDPSSPWWQNEGLDVSSQAEMLERTATDAYERLVTLQGDNPRMWKWGTLHALDLTNDTFGTSGIAPIEMLFNRGPYPVGGGSSVANATGWVLGQGFETVTVPSMRMVVDLGDLDRSGWHHLTGASGHAFHPNYVDQTPAWQRAELLPWAFTPDAVAATTTHTLRLIPSD; this is encoded by the coding sequence ATGACGAAGCCCGCAGACGTGATCGACGACGTCGAGCTGTTCGACGAGCCCGAACCGCCCGCACGACGATCCCTCGGCCGCCGCATCGCCCTCATCGCGTACTCCGTCTTCGTCGGCCTCGTCGTGCTCGCCCTCATCGTCGCGAGCGTCGTCGTCTACTCCGTGCAGCGGTCGTTCCCCCAGCTCGACGGCGAGAAGACCCTCCCCGGTCTGACCGCCGAGGTGAGCGTGCAGCGCGACGCCCTCGGCATCCCGACCATCACCGCCGCGACCTCCCGCGACCTCTTCTACGCGCAGGGGTACGTCCACGCACAGGATCGGTTCTGGGAGATGGACTTCCGCCGTCACGTCACGAGCGGCCGGCTCTCGGAGCTCTTCGGCGAATCCCAGCTGCAGACCGACATCTTCCTGAGGACACTCGGATGGCGCGAGATCGCCGCCCAGGAGGTCGCCTCGCTCGACCCGACCGTCCTCGCGTACTACGACGCCTACGCCGACGGGGTGAACGCGTACCTGGCCGATCATCAGGGCCCCGACGCCTCCTTCGAATACGCCGTCCTGGGTCTGCAGAACGCCGACTACGAGATCGAGCCGTGGACGCCCGAGGACTCCGTCGCCTGGCTGAAGGCGATGGCCTGGGACCTCCGCTCGAACATCGGCGACGAGACCAACCGCGCGGTCGCGGCGGCATCGTTCACGCCCGAGGAACTCGCCGACCTCTACCCGACCTATCCCTTCGACCGGAATCCCGTGATCGTGCCCGTGCTCGACGAGGCGGGAACCCCCGTGCCGGCGAGCGCGACCGCGACGACCCAGGCCGCACCGATCGTCGAGGCCGCCGTCGACTGGACCGAGGTCGGCGACGTCGTCGCCGCCGTCAGCACCCTCATCGGGCCGATCGGCGAGGGCATCGGCTCCAACTCGTGGGTCGTGTCGGGCGCCCTCACCGACACCGGCATGCCGCTCCTCGCCAACGACCCGCACCTGGGCGCGTCGCTCCCGAGCGTCTGGCATCAGGTGCAGCTGAAGTGCGAACGCGTGCAGCAGGACTGTCCCTTCGACGTTGCCGGCTTCGGGTTCTCGGGGATGCCGGGGGTGATCATCGGCCACAACGCCGACATCGCGTGGGGCTTCACCAACCTCACCACCGACGTCACCGACCTGTACCTCGAGCGCGTGCAGGACGACGCGTACTGGCGCGACGGGCAGCTGCTGCCCCTCACCGTGCGGCAGGAGACCATCGCGGTCGCCGGCGGCGACGACGTCGAGATCACTGTGCGGGCCACCGAGAACGGGCCGCTCATCTCCGACGCCAGCGCGGAGTACGCCGGCATCGCCGACGACCCGTTCGTCGGCACCGACGGGGCTCCGGCCGCGCCGACCGGCGCGCCCGATGGGGAGTACGCCGTGAGCCTCCGGTGGACGGCGCTCGAACCCGGCACGACGCCGGCGGCCATCTTCGCCCTCAATCAGGCGGGCGATTTCGACTCCTTCCGCACGGCCGCGTCGCTCTTCGACGTGCCGGCGCAGAACCTCGTCTATGCCGACACGGCCGGGAACATCGGCTACCAGACGCCCGGCAAGCTGCCGATCCGCGGCGCCGGCGACGGGTCGCTGCCGCAGCCGGGGTGGGACTCCGCCTACGCCTGGCAGGGATACATCCCGTTCGAAGAGCTTCCGGTCTCGCTGAACCCCCAAGCCGGCTACATCGTCACCGCCAACAACGCCATCGTGGGCGAGGACTACCCCTATCAGCTCACCCGCGACTGGGACTACGGCTGGCGCGGAGCCCGCATCGTCGAGATGCTCGAGCGGCGGATCGCGGCGGGACCGTTGACCGCGACCGACATGCGCGACATCCAGGCCGACAACGCCATGTGGATGGGCCCGCGTCTCATCGCCGCGTACGCCGGCGTTCAGACCGGTGACGCGGGAACGGATGCTGCGCTCGACCTCCTCGGCGGGTGGGACGGCCAGAACCACGCCGGCTCCGCCGCGGCGGCCTACGCCAACGTGCTCTGGGACGAACTGGTGCAGAACATCTTCGTGCGCGAGCGCGATACCGCGGCTCCCCTCGGAAACCAGGCCCGCAAGTTCCTCGTCGTCGACACCCTGCTCTCCGACCCGTCGTCGCCGTGGTGGCAGAACGAGGGGCTCGACGTGTCGTCGCAGGCCGAGATGCTCGAGCGCACCGCGACCGATGCGTACGAGCGGCTCGTGACGCTCCAGGGCGACAACCCCCGGATGTGGAAGTGGGGCACCCTGCATGCCCTCGATCTGACGAATGACACGTTCGGAACCTCGGGCATCGCGCCGATCGAGATGCTGTTCAATCGCGGCCCCTACCCCGTCGGCGGCGGCTCGTCGGTGGCGAACGCGACAGGATGGGTGCTCGGGCAGGGCTTCGAGACCGTGACCGTGCCGTCGATGCGCATGGTCGTCGACCTCGGCGATCTCGACCGGTCGGGCTGGCATCACCTGACCGGTGCGAGCGGCCACGCCTTCCACCCGAACTACGTCGATCAGACTCCGGCGTGGCAGCGTGCGGAGCTTCTTCCCTGGGCCTTCACCCCCGACGCCGTCGCGGCGACGACCACGCACACGCTGCGCCTGATCCCCTCGGACTGA
- a CDS encoding monovalent cation/H+ antiporter complex subunit F gives MSTVLLIAIFVIFVVAALLTLWRIVVGPSILDRAVASDVLLTEVLCVLGAEMAINQHTRTLPVLLVIAAVGVFGSISIARFVARKDTAER, from the coding sequence ATGAGTACCGTGCTCCTCATCGCCATCTTCGTGATCTTCGTCGTCGCGGCACTGCTCACGCTGTGGCGCATCGTCGTCGGTCCGTCGATCCTCGACCGCGCCGTGGCATCCGATGTCCTCCTCACCGAGGTGCTGTGCGTGCTGGGCGCGGAGATGGCCATCAATCAGCACACGCGCACCCTTCCCGTTCTGCTCGTGATCGCGGCGGTCGGGGTGTTCGGATCGATCTCGATCGCCCGGTTCGTCGCACGGAAGGACACGGCAGAGCGATGA
- the mnhG gene encoding monovalent cation/H(+) antiporter subunit G has protein sequence MTDALDLVALVLILAGSLLCLTAAIGLLRFNDVASRLHAATKPQILGLLLICIAIALALESWPVVAFLVPVMLLQMATAPLSAHMIARQAHRNGTIDDRDLLVDELAEQKQTPPAAGG, from the coding sequence ATGACCGATGCTCTCGACCTCGTCGCCCTCGTGCTGATCCTCGCGGGGAGCCTGCTCTGCCTCACGGCCGCCATCGGTCTCCTGCGGTTCAACGATGTGGCCTCGCGTCTGCACGCGGCGACCAAGCCGCAGATCCTGGGCCTGCTCCTCATCTGCATCGCCATCGCACTGGCGCTGGAATCGTGGCCGGTCGTCGCCTTCCTCGTGCCGGTGATGCTGCTGCAGATGGCGACCGCCCCGCTCTCGGCCCACATGATCGCCCGTCAGGCGCACCGCAACGGCACGATCGACGACCGTGATCTGCTCGTCGACGAACTCGCCGAGCAGAAGCAGACCCCGCCCGCCGCGGGGGGCTGA
- a CDS encoding Pr6Pr family membrane protein has protein sequence MLASSRWAAAWNVLRLLAAVAIITAVIGQAVRTIGIGIADGSHLPTVVTNFFSFFTILSNCAAAVVLLWAGARWAVARRTRTTDAASATDPPALAVALASVTTYMVITGVVYNTLLRNVPLPQGVTVPWSNEILHVIAPLFLLLDLFLGPGRRALPWRDVGVILVFPIVWVVYTLVRGPLITNPASGQPFWYPYPFLNPNNPDLIFPGYAGVAFWVVVIALGIVVTAAVVVAAGRRRDHAREASSVGVSTSVSTGSAAIPGSSSGSVPSSTGSAGPPSGA, from the coding sequence ATGCTGGCATCCTCTCGCTGGGCCGCCGCGTGGAACGTCCTGCGCCTCCTCGCCGCCGTCGCCATCATCACCGCCGTGATCGGGCAGGCCGTCCGCACCATCGGAATCGGCATCGCCGACGGCTCGCACCTGCCGACGGTGGTGACGAACTTCTTCAGCTTCTTCACGATCCTGTCCAACTGCGCCGCCGCGGTGGTGCTCCTCTGGGCTGGTGCGCGCTGGGCTGTGGCGCGGCGGACGAGAACAACGGATGCCGCATCAGCGACCGATCCGCCCGCCCTCGCCGTCGCACTTGCGAGCGTGACGACCTACATGGTGATCACGGGCGTGGTCTACAACACCCTGCTGCGGAACGTGCCCCTGCCTCAGGGGGTCACGGTGCCCTGGTCGAATGAGATCCTGCACGTGATCGCGCCGCTCTTCCTGCTGCTCGATCTGTTCCTCGGCCCCGGACGCCGTGCGCTGCCGTGGCGCGACGTCGGCGTCATCCTCGTCTTCCCGATCGTGTGGGTGGTGTACACCCTCGTGCGCGGGCCGCTGATCACCAACCCGGCGTCGGGTCAGCCGTTCTGGTACCCGTACCCGTTCCTGAACCCGAACAACCCCGACCTGATCTTCCCGGGTTACGCGGGCGTGGCCTTCTGGGTCGTCGTCATCGCCCTCGGGATCGTGGTCACCGCCGCGGTCGTCGTCGCCGCAGGGCGACGCCGCGATCACGCCCGGGAGGCGTCGTCGGTCGGGGTCTCCACCTCGGTCTCGACGGGGTCGGCGGCGATCCCCGGCTCATCGTCGGGATCCGTTCCCTCGTCGACGGGCTCAGCCGGCCCGCCTTCCGGCGCCTGA
- a CDS encoding Na+/H+ antiporter subunit D has translation MIALVPLLATLPLLGAALALVAGRHRRTQVAISIVTLTTVTVIAAILLVVVDQGGDALAVSVGDWPIPFGIVLYVDRLSALLIVVSSIVLLAVLLFSVGQGAADNDDETPVSIFHPSYLLLAAGIFTAFIAGDLFNLYVGFEILLVASYVLITLGSTENRIRTGVVYIVVSLVSSILFLAAIAAIYGALGTVNMAQISERMMELPQDTQTVLHLLLLVAFSIKAAVFPLSFWLPDSYPTAPAPVTAVFAGLLTKVGVYALIRTETQLFNDNDLNFLLMCVALATMIVGVLGAIAQAELKRILSFTLVSHIGYMIFGLAIATPAAIGATIYYTVHHIVVQTTLFLAVGLIERRAGSTSILRVKGLMRAAPVIAVLYFIPAVNLGGLPPFSGFIGKFALFDAAAEVGTPIMLVLIVGGIVTSLLTLYALMRAWNLSFWREDDDSTETEARISYLGQAPAAGIQTERRVIPRIMTAATTGMVAITVALTVFAGPLYGVCERIGAALLEPIQLVQLEEEADS, from the coding sequence ATGATCGCCCTCGTACCGCTTCTCGCGACCCTCCCGCTCCTGGGCGCTGCACTCGCGCTCGTGGCCGGCCGGCATCGGCGCACCCAGGTCGCCATCTCGATCGTCACGTTGACGACGGTCACGGTCATCGCCGCGATCCTGCTGGTCGTCGTCGATCAGGGCGGCGATGCCCTGGCCGTCTCGGTCGGCGACTGGCCGATCCCCTTCGGCATCGTGCTCTACGTCGATCGGCTCTCGGCGCTCCTCATCGTCGTCTCGAGCATCGTGCTCCTGGCGGTCCTGCTGTTCTCGGTCGGCCAGGGTGCGGCCGACAACGACGACGAGACGCCGGTGTCGATCTTTCACCCGTCGTACCTGCTGCTGGCGGCGGGGATCTTCACGGCCTTCATCGCCGGTGACCTGTTCAACCTGTACGTCGGGTTCGAGATCCTGCTCGTCGCCTCCTATGTGCTGATCACCCTGGGGAGCACCGAGAACCGCATCCGCACCGGCGTCGTCTACATCGTCGTCTCGCTCGTCTCGTCGATCCTCTTCCTCGCGGCGATCGCCGCGATCTACGGGGCCCTCGGCACCGTGAACATGGCGCAGATCTCCGAGCGGATGATGGAGCTTCCGCAGGACACCCAGACGGTGCTGCATCTGCTGCTTCTCGTGGCGTTCAGCATCAAGGCCGCCGTCTTCCCGCTGTCGTTCTGGTTGCCCGACTCCTACCCGACCGCTCCGGCGCCGGTGACCGCGGTGTTCGCGGGCCTGCTGACGAAGGTCGGCGTTTACGCGCTCATCCGCACTGAGACCCAGCTCTTCAACGACAACGACCTGAACTTCCTCCTGATGTGCGTCGCGCTCGCCACGATGATCGTCGGGGTGCTCGGTGCGATCGCGCAGGCCGAGCTCAAACGCATCCTCTCGTTCACCCTCGTCAGCCACATCGGGTACATGATCTTCGGGCTCGCGATCGCGACCCCGGCGGCGATCGGCGCGACGATCTACTACACCGTCCACCACATCGTCGTGCAGACCACCCTCTTCCTCGCGGTGGGGCTCATCGAGCGCCGCGCGGGAAGCACGTCGATCCTGCGGGTGAAGGGGCTGATGCGGGCCGCGCCCGTCATCGCGGTGCTCTACTTCATCCCCGCCGTGAACCTCGGCGGGCTCCCGCCCTTCTCGGGCTTCATCGGCAAGTTCGCCCTCTTCGACGCCGCCGCCGAGGTCGGCACCCCGATCATGCTCGTGCTGATCGTCGGCGGCATCGTGACGAGCCTTCTCACCCTTTACGCGCTGATGCGCGCGTGGAACCTGTCGTTCTGGCGCGAGGACGACGACTCCACCGAGACCGAGGCGCGCATCTCGTACCTCGGCCAGGCGCCCGCCGCGGGCATCCAGACCGAGCGGCGCGTGATCCCCCGCATCATGACGGCGGCGACGACGGGGATGGTGGCGATCACGGTCGCGCTGACGGTCTTCGCCGGGCCGCTCTACGGCGTGTGCGAACGCATCGGCGCCGCGCTCCTCGAGCCGATCCAGCTCGTGCAGCTCGAGGAGGAGGCGGACTCATGA
- a CDS encoding Na+/H+ antiporter subunit E: protein MSEDRATPPPARGMLGITWRQLPFFLWLIALWMLLWGQFTVLAFLTGLVAAVVVTRVFRLPPVALSGRLNLWYGLVFVVTFLVALVRGSLLVAWQTVRPGKLPGSAIIAVHLRTDDDLIMTHTAVTSSLIPGSLVVEADRDRRVLYLHVIGVDDDDDIDLQRKTVLGWEARIVRAVGSRAQLDVIREATVDTPRQGGTPT, encoded by the coding sequence ATGAGCGAGGATCGCGCGACTCCGCCCCCGGCTCGCGGCATGCTCGGGATCACGTGGCGTCAGCTGCCGTTCTTCCTGTGGCTGATCGCTCTGTGGATGCTGCTGTGGGGCCAGTTCACCGTGCTGGCGTTCCTGACCGGTCTCGTCGCGGCAGTCGTGGTCACGCGCGTGTTCCGGCTGCCACCCGTCGCGCTGTCGGGTCGCCTCAATCTCTGGTACGGCCTGGTCTTCGTCGTGACCTTCCTCGTGGCGCTCGTGCGCGGCTCGCTCCTGGTGGCCTGGCAGACCGTCCGCCCGGGGAAGCTCCCCGGATCGGCCATCATCGCCGTGCACCTGCGCACCGATGACGACCTGATCATGACCCACACCGCGGTGACCTCCTCGCTGATCCCCGGTTCGCTCGTCGTGGAAGCCGACCGAGACCGTCGCGTGCTCTACCTGCACGTCATCGGGGTGGATGACGACGACGACATCGACCTGCAGCGCAAGACCGTGCTCGGCTGGGAGGCGCGGATCGTGCGCGCCGTCGGATCACGGGCTCAACTCGACGTCATCCGTGAAGCGACGGTCGACACCCCGCGACAGGGAGGAACGCCGACATGA
- the argG gene encoding argininosuccinate synthase: MSKVLQSLPVGERVGIAFSGGLDTSVAVAWMRDKGAVPCTYTGDLGQYDEDDIASIPDRALQYGAEISRLVDCKTALVEEGFVALACGAFHIRSGGRTYFNTTPLGRAVTGTLLVRAMKDDGVDIWGDGSTYKGNDIERFYRYGLLANPALRIYKPWLDADFVTELGGRTEMSEWLLAHGFPYRDSAEKAYSTDANIWGATHEAKTLEHLDVSLETVQPIMGVRFWDDGVEIAPEDVSITFDAGRPVAINGEEFGDPVELVRAANAVGGRHGLGMSDQIENRIIEAKSRGIYEAPGMALLFIAYERLVNGILNEDTLATYHEQGRRLGRLMYEGRWLEPQSLMLRESIQKWVGSSISGTVTLRLRRGEDYTILDTVASGLSYAPEKLSMERVGDAAFGPTDRIGQLTMRNLDIADSRARLELFAGLGLIGGATGELVGKLEQGGADEIIEPAEPDERGRLAEATDAASEAAAFDTGTD, encoded by the coding sequence ATGTCGAAGGTCCTTCAGTCCCTGCCCGTCGGCGAGCGCGTCGGCATCGCCTTCTCGGGGGGTCTGGACACCTCCGTCGCCGTCGCGTGGATGCGCGACAAGGGAGCGGTGCCCTGCACGTACACCGGCGACCTCGGCCAGTACGACGAGGACGACATCGCCTCGATCCCCGACCGCGCCCTGCAGTACGGCGCCGAGATCTCGCGCCTCGTCGACTGCAAGACCGCCCTTGTCGAGGAGGGGTTCGTGGCGCTGGCGTGCGGCGCGTTCCACATCCGCTCCGGCGGCCGCACCTACTTCAACACCACGCCCCTCGGGCGCGCTGTGACCGGCACGCTGCTGGTGCGCGCGATGAAGGACGACGGCGTCGACATCTGGGGCGACGGCTCGACCTACAAGGGCAACGACATCGAGCGGTTCTACCGCTACGGCCTTCTCGCCAACCCGGCCCTCCGCATCTACAAGCCGTGGCTCGACGCCGACTTCGTCACCGAGCTGGGCGGTCGTACCGAGATGAGCGAGTGGCTGCTGGCCCATGGCTTCCCCTACCGCGACAGCGCCGAGAAGGCGTACTCGACCGATGCGAACATCTGGGGGGCGACCCACGAGGCGAAGACCCTGGAGCACCTCGACGTGTCGCTCGAGACGGTGCAGCCCATCATGGGCGTGCGGTTCTGGGACGACGGCGTCGAGATCGCCCCCGAAGACGTCAGCATCACCTTCGACGCCGGTCGGCCGGTGGCGATCAACGGCGAGGAGTTCGGCGACCCCGTCGAGCTCGTCCGGGCCGCCAATGCCGTCGGCGGCCGTCACGGCCTCGGCATGAGCGACCAGATCGAGAACCGCATCATCGAGGCGAAGTCGCGGGGCATCTACGAGGCGCCCGGGATGGCGCTGTTGTTCATCGCGTACGAGCGCCTCGTCAACGGCATCCTCAACGAAGACACCCTCGCGACCTATCACGAGCAGGGTCGCCGCCTCGGCCGCCTGATGTACGAGGGCCGCTGGCTCGAGCCGCAGTCGCTGATGCTTCGTGAGTCGATCCAGAAGTGGGTCGGGTCCTCGATCTCGGGAACCGTCACCCTGCGCCTTCGCCGCGGCGAGGACTACACGATCCTCGACACGGTGGCCTCGGGCCTGTCGTACGCCCCCGAGAAGCTGTCGATGGAACGGGTCGGAGACGCCGCGTTCGGCCCCACCGACCGGATCGGCCAGCTGACGATGCGCAACCTCGACATCGCCGACTCCCGCGCCCGTCTCGAGCTCTTCGCCGGGCTCGGGCTCATCGGCGGCGCCACCGGGGAGCTGGTCGGAAAGCTCGAGCAGGGCGGGGCCGACGAGATCATCGAGCCGGCCGAGCCCGACGAGCGCGGTCGGCTGGCCGAAGCGACCGACGCCGCGTCGGAGGCTGCGGCGTTCGACACCGGCACCGACTGA
- a CDS encoding adenylosuccinate synthase, which translates to MPGIVIVGVQWGDEGKGKATDLLGERTDWVVKFNGGNNAGHTVVIGDEKYALHLLPSGILSPGVNAVIGNGVVIDLEVLFAELKALQARGLDTSRLRISANAHVITQYHRTLDKVTERFLGKRQIGTTGRGIGPAYADKINRVGIRVQDLFDENILRQKVEGALDQKNHLLLKVYNRRAIAVEEVVEDLLSYAERLRSMVADTSLLLDEALDRNEVVVFEGGQATMLDVDHGTYPFVTSSSATAGGAATGSGVGPRRLDRIVGIVKAYTTRVGSGPFPTELFDEHGDFLRSRGFEFGTTTGRPRRVGWYDAPITRYATRINGITDLVLTKLDILTGLDEIPVCVAYDVDGERFEEVPVNQTDFHHARPIYEMFPGWKDDISSARTFDDLPLAAQDYVLALEEMSGTRISVIGVGAARDAVIVRHDLVD; encoded by the coding sequence ATGCCAGGCATTGTGATCGTCGGCGTTCAGTGGGGTGACGAGGGCAAGGGCAAGGCCACCGACCTCCTGGGTGAACGCACCGACTGGGTCGTGAAGTTCAACGGCGGCAACAATGCCGGACACACCGTCGTCATCGGCGACGAGAAGTACGCGCTGCACCTGCTGCCCTCCGGCATCCTGTCGCCGGGAGTGAACGCGGTCATCGGCAACGGTGTCGTGATCGACCTCGAGGTGCTCTTCGCCGAGCTGAAGGCGCTGCAGGCGCGCGGCCTCGACACCTCGCGCCTGAGGATCAGCGCCAACGCGCACGTGATCACCCAGTACCACCGCACCCTCGACAAAGTCACCGAGCGCTTCCTCGGCAAGCGCCAGATCGGCACGACCGGTCGTGGGATCGGCCCCGCCTACGCCGACAAGATCAACCGGGTCGGCATCCGCGTGCAGGACCTCTTCGACGAGAACATCCTGCGGCAGAAGGTCGAGGGGGCGCTCGATCAGAAGAACCACCTCCTGCTGAAGGTCTACAACCGCCGCGCGATCGCCGTGGAAGAGGTCGTCGAAGACCTGCTGTCGTACGCTGAGCGTCTGCGCTCGATGGTCGCCGACACGTCGCTGCTGCTCGATGAGGCCCTCGACCGAAACGAGGTCGTGGTGTTCGAGGGGGGGCAGGCGACCATGCTCGACGTCGACCACGGCACGTATCCCTTCGTCACGTCGTCGTCGGCGACGGCGGGTGGCGCGGCGACCGGATCGGGGGTCGGCCCCCGGCGCCTCGATCGCATCGTCGGCATCGTCAAGGCCTACACGACCCGCGTCGGCTCGGGCCCGTTCCCGACGGAGCTGTTCGACGAGCACGGCGACTTCCTGCGCTCGCGCGGGTTCGAGTTCGGCACCACCACGGGGCGCCCGCGCCGTGTGGGCTGGTACGACGCGCCCATCACGCGGTACGCGACCCGCATCAACGGCATCACCGACCTCGTGCTCACCAAACTCGACATCCTCACCGGTCTCGACGAGATCCCGGTGTGCGTCGCCTACGACGTCGACGGCGAGCGGTTCGAGGAGGTGCCGGTCAACCAGACCGACTTCCACCACGCGCGCCCGATCTACGAGATGTTCCCCGGATGGAAGGACGACATCTCGAGCGCCCGGACCTTCGACGACCTTCCCCTGGCGGCGCAGGACTACGTGCTGGCGCTGGAGGAGATGAGCGGCACCCGCATCTCGGTGATCGGCGTGGGCGCGGCTCGCGACGCGGTCATCGTGCGCCACGACCTGGTCGACTGA
- a CDS encoding Na(+)/H(+) antiporter subunit C: MSVSLTLILIMGVLFACGVYAMLERSLTRVLIGFLLLGNAANLFLLVVIGQPGIAPFFGSGEPEEMSDPLPMALTLTAIVITFAVSAFLLALIYRSWQLGQADTVTDDEADLAVRDRGAADEDMIDDETEIEDTDDDATTDFVGLDTAPITVLGSRDISGVQDDAPVNLPEASRRSRRGDSTERGGDA; encoded by the coding sequence GTGAGCGTCTCCCTCACCCTCATCCTCATCATGGGCGTGCTCTTCGCCTGCGGCGTCTACGCGATGCTGGAGCGCAGCCTCACCCGCGTGCTCATCGGCTTCCTCCTCCTCGGCAATGCGGCGAACCTGTTCCTCCTCGTCGTGATCGGCCAGCCCGGCATCGCCCCGTTCTTCGGATCCGGCGAACCCGAGGAGATGTCCGACCCCCTTCCCATGGCGCTGACCCTGACGGCGATCGTCATCACCTTCGCGGTGTCGGCGTTCCTCCTCGCCCTGATCTACCGCTCGTGGCAGCTCGGTCAGGCCGATACGGTCACCGACGACGAGGCCGATCTGGCGGTGCGCGATCGCGGCGCCGCCGACGAGGACATGATCGACGACGAGACCGAGATCGAAGACACCGATGACGACGCCACCACCGACTTCGTCGGCCTCGACACCGCGCCGATCACGGTGCTCGGCAGCCGCGACATCTCCGGTGTGCAGGATGACGCCCCGGTGAACCTTCCCGAAGCGTCGCGTCGGTCGCGGCGAGGCGACTCGACCGAGCGAGGGGGAGACGCATGA